One uncultured Fusobacterium sp. DNA window includes the following coding sequences:
- a CDS encoding YadA C-terminal domain-containing protein produces the protein MNKKFMVVALMAALSTVGYAEVSLEQKVEENRVIATQAQNNAAHALIQNSKQDKDIAALEQNKANKEDVENALAGKVDKDTFNKNNAIISEEIGKVDQKAEEAHNRIDKVVEVNKNQTADINKNKEDIKDLGTKLDNEVIRQDYKNKVQDQRLDKVEETNKKQDAEIAKKADKDYVDAENKKQDAEIEKFQGQMDRYDGRLSGLEKKVDHLDDKMNKGLSLMAAMNAVDFQNVQTGEMALGAGIGHYGNAQSVALGVAYSPVEDLTVNAKYSVTAGDVDSFALGAGATYKFKVGR, from the coding sequence ATGAATAAAAAATTTATGGTAGTAGCATTAATGGCTGCTTTATCTACTGTTGGATATGCTGAAGTATCTTTAGAGCAAAAAGTAGAAGAAAATAGAGTTATAGCAACTCAAGCACAAAACAATGCAGCTCATGCACTTATTCAAAATAGCAAACAAGATAAAGATATTGCTGCATTAGAACAAAATAAAGCAAATAAAGAAGATGTAGAAAATGCTTTAGCAGGAAAAGTAGATAAAGATACATTTAATAAAAATAATGCTATAATTTCTGAAGAAATAGGAAAAGTAGACCAAAAAGCAGAAGAAGCACATAATAGAATAGATAAAGTAGTTGAAGTAAATAAAAATCAAACTGCTGATATTAATAAAAATAAAGAAGATATTAAAGATTTAGGTACTAAATTAGATAATGAAGTAATTAGACAAGATTATAAAAATAAAGTTCAAGATCAAAGACTAGATAAAGTAGAAGAAACAAATAAAAAACAAGATGCAGAAATAGCTAAAAAAGCAGATAAAGACTATGTAGATGCAGAAAATAAAAAACAAGATGCAGAAATAGAAAAATTCCAAGGACAAATGGATAGATATGATGGAAGACTATCAGGATTAGAAAAGAAAGTAGACCACTTAGATGATAAAATGAACAAAGGATTATCATTAATGGCAGCAATGAATGCAGTTGACTTCCAAAATGTACAAACAGGAGAAATGGCACTAGGAGCTGGAATTGGACACTATGGAAATGCTCAATCAGTAGCATTAGGAGTAGCATATTCACCAGTTGAAGATTTAACAGTAAATGCTAAATACTCAGTAACAGCAGGAGATGTAGATTCATTTGCATTAGGAGCTGGAGCAACTTACAAATTTAAAGTTGGAAGATAA
- a CDS encoding YadA C-terminal domain-containing protein — FATKGEVNDAYAKAEAVEKENVRVNKEQDAAIAGKVDKNEFYDKYNELHMGQTFTDETLKTHREQIEALDKNKVDKNTYEEDKKAQAETDKKQDAAIAGKVDKNEFYDKYNELHMGQTFTDETLKTHREQIEALDKNKVDKNTYEEDKKAQAETDKKQDQALKDETTAREEADKVLGGRIDTLQQDFAKYDGRLSGLEKKVDNLDNKMNKGLSLMAAMNAVDFQNVQTGEMALGAGIGHYGNAQSVALGVAYSPVEDLTVNAKYSVTAGDVDSFALGAGATYKFKVGR, encoded by the coding sequence TTTGCAACTAAAGGTGAAGTTAATGATGCTTATGCAAAAGCAGAAGCTGTAGAAAAAGAAAATGTAAGAGTAAATAAAGAACAAGATGCAGCAATAGCAGGAAAAGTAGATAAGAATGAATTCTATGACAAGTATAATGAATTACATATGGGACAAACATTTACAGATGAAACTTTAAAAACTCATAGAGAACAAATAGAAGCTTTAGATAAAAATAAAGTTGATAAAAATACTTATGAAGAAGATAAAAAAGCTCAAGCTGAGACAGATAAAAAACAAGATGCAGCAATAGCAGGAAAAGTAGATAAGAATGAATTCTATGACAAGTATAATGAATTACATATGGGACAAACATTTACAGATGAAACTTTAAAAACTCATAGAGAACAAATAGAAGCTTTAGATAAAAATAAAGTTGATAAAAATACTTATGAAGAAGATAAAAAAGCTCAAGCTGAAACAGATAAAAAACAAGATCAAGCATTAAAAGATGAAACAACAGCAAGAGAAGAAGCTGATAAAGTACTAGGTGGAAGAATTGATACTCTACAACAAGACTTTGCTAAATATGATGGAAGATTATCAGGATTAGAAAAGAAAGTAGATAATCTAGATAATAAAATGAACAAAGGATTATCATTAATGGCAGCAATGAACGCAGTTGACTTCCAAAATGTACAAACAGGAGAAATGGCATTAGGAGCTGGAATTGGACACTATGGAAATGCTCAATCAGTAGCATTAGGAGTAGCATATTCACCAGTTGAAGATTTAACAGTAAATGCTAAATACTCAGTAACAGCAGGAGATGTAGATTCATTTGCATTAGGAGCTGGAGCAACTTACAAATTTAAAGTTGGAAGATAA
- a CDS encoding HepT-like ribonuclease domain-containing protein: MSKIERSILEFLHDILEFATGLQRNISSISKQDFFQNEMAINYAEKNFEKIGEAVSQIQKRDPNILFIGNNNKSYWENTKGVRNRIIHEYLGTSLDMIYDICVYDLDELKEYVQIVIDYLENKVG; encoded by the coding sequence ATGTCTAAGATAGAGAGAAGTATTTTAGAATTTTTACATGATATATTAGAATTTGCAACTGGATTACAAAGAAATATTTCATCTATATCTAAACAAGATTTCTTTCAAAATGAAATGGCTATTAATTATGCTGAAAAAAATTTTGAAAAGATAGGAGAAGCAGTTTCCCAAATTCAAAAAAGAGATCCAAATATCTTATTTATAGGAAATAATAATAAATCATATTGGGAAAATACCAAAGGTGTTAGAAATAGAATTATACATGAATATTTGGGAACAAGTTTGGATATGATATATGATATTTGTGTATATGATTTAGATGAATTAAAAGAATATGTACAAATAGTAATAGATTATTTAGAAAATAAAGTTGGTTAA
- a CDS encoding nucleotidyltransferase domain-containing protein, with protein MNKEKILEKLASIDKEKFGILELGLFGSYAKGTNTLDSDIDILVKLDSSGSKVKYEKSMYFRFCDLEELLKSMFPNTKIDLIEKGTFDYKFYNSRVKEYKEKVKQEILESAIYV; from the coding sequence ATGAATAAAGAAAAAATATTAGAAAAACTTGCCAGTATAGATAAAGAAAAATTTGGAATATTAGAATTAGGTTTATTTGGCAGTTATGCTAAAGGAACTAATACATTAGACAGTGATATAGATATATTAGTTAAATTAGATAGTTCTGGTTCTAAAGTAAAATACGAAAAAAGTATGTATTTTAGATTTTGTGATTTAGAAGAATTGTTAAAATCTATGTTCCCAAATACAAAAATAGATTTAATAGAAAAAGGGACTTTTGATTATAAATTTTATAATTCTAGAGTTAAAGAATACAAGGAGAAAGTTAAGCAAGAAATATTGGAGAGTGCTATTTATGTCTAA